Proteins encoded within one genomic window of Bombina bombina isolate aBomBom1 chromosome 1, aBomBom1.pri, whole genome shotgun sequence:
- the ANKRD63 gene encoding ankyrin repeat domain-containing protein 63, protein MLRPRDLRRSSGTRTFLDAMHGGKVHLARFVLDALDRRIINSPAGDQGRTPLMFAVCLRESELRTRFVRLLLEKGAEVNSQDEAGRTALSLACELGHLDAVKLLVQHNADPELADRAGNRPLMYAASCGHSAELHFLLRSYKRFGLRLDATNRAGVSALEAARVSGHRECERALSIKGPLSPEPQRGGTGKSQEGTGRSPKPLSRQMLERFARPFSHRREEDRTQTRSPLSRSSSCTPAHSEPSTFWRQKSLPEKEVLSRGTLLGVPGSALLRAHSWEGDTGATRGGSSQCRRLLRRVTSPDFCQGFPGGILPSYPGDLRRERRDSNCSRSLLILPSSRQPLTL, encoded by the coding sequence ATGCTTCGACCAAGGGATCTCCGCCGCAGCTCAGGTACCCGGACATTTCTGGATGCCATGCATGGAGGGAAGGTTCACCTGGCTCGTTTTGTGCTGGATGCCCTGGATCGCAGGATAATAAATTCCCCAGCAGGAGACCAAGGCCGCACTCCACTCATGTTTGCAGTGTGTCTACGAGAGTCTGAGCTCCGGACTCGCTTTGTGCGGCTCCTCTTGGAAAAGGGAGCAGAAGTGAATTCACAGGATGAAGCAGGCCGCACAGCACTCAGTCTGGCCTGTGAACTTGGTCACCTGGATGCTGTCAAACTACTTGTCCAGCACAATGCAGATCCAGAACTAGCTGACAGGGCTGGAAACAGGCCACTTATGTATGCAGCTTCTTGTGGTCACAGTGCAGAGCTCCACTTCTTACTTCGGTCATACAAGCGTTTTGGACTCCGGCTGGATGCAACCAACAGAGCTGGGGTTTCAGCACTGGAGGCTGCCCGAGTTTCTGGGCACAGGGAATGTGAAAGAGCTTTGAGTATCAAGGGGCCACTCAGCCCTGAGCCCCAAAGAGGAGGGACAGGAAAGTCCCAGGAAGGGACGGGGCGCAGCCCCAAGCCTTTGTCCAGACAGATGTTAGAGCGCTTTGCTCGACCCTTCTCACACCGGAGGGAGGAGGACAGGACACAAACTCGAAGTCCCTTGAGTCGCTCTTCCAGTTGTACTCCTGCACATTCAGAGCCATCAACCTTTTGGAGACAGAAATCACTCCCAGAAAAAGAGGTATTGAGCAGAGGTACCCTGCTAGGTGTCCCAGGTTCAGCACTGCTGAGAGCACACAGCTGGGAAGGGGACACTGGAGCAACAAGAGGGGGAAGCTCTCAGTGCCGCCGCCTTCTCCGCAGGGTAACCTCACCAGACTTTTGTCAGGGGTTTCCAGGAGGCATCCTGCCCAGCTACCCAGGGGACcttaggagagagaggagggacagtaacTGCAGTCGGAGCCTGCTCATCCTTCCCAGTAGCAGACAGCCACTAACACTGTGA